The Methylomonas koyamae genome has a segment encoding these proteins:
- the pheA gene encoding prephenate dehydratase has protein sequence MTPIIPLSELRDRIDAIDQQILELVNRRAECAIEVARTKQAEGETGSFYRPDREAQVLRRIKELNPGPLGDDAAAHLFRELMSACLALEKPLEVAFLGPAGTFSQQATFKHFGHAVKDIPVPTIHEIFQSVETGHCQFGVVPVENSTEGVIAHTLDRFMDSPLQICGEVEIRVHQNLLGKMDTLVGISEVFSHQQSLAQCRQWLTANLPGVPCTAVSSNAEAARLASLDHSKAAIAGLTAAELYDLNVIEKHIEDEANNTTRFIVIGRVQPVSTGLDKTSILVSTGNQPGALHRILQPFAQYGISMTHIESRPSRQGLWEYVFFIDIEGHRADADVAAALNSLENNVKMLKVLGSYPKAVI, from the coding sequence ATGACCCCTATCATTCCGTTGTCCGAATTGCGCGATCGTATAGACGCGATAGACCAACAGATTCTGGAACTGGTCAACCGGCGCGCCGAATGTGCGATTGAAGTCGCGCGCACCAAGCAGGCCGAAGGCGAGACCGGCAGTTTTTACCGCCCGGACCGGGAAGCGCAGGTATTGCGGCGGATCAAAGAATTGAATCCGGGGCCGCTGGGCGACGATGCCGCCGCCCATCTTTTCCGCGAATTGATGTCGGCCTGTCTGGCGTTGGAAAAACCGCTGGAAGTTGCCTTTCTCGGTCCCGCCGGCACTTTCTCGCAGCAAGCGACTTTCAAACATTTCGGTCATGCGGTCAAAGATATCCCGGTACCGACGATACACGAAATCTTTCAATCGGTAGAAACCGGGCACTGCCAATTCGGCGTGGTGCCGGTGGAGAACTCGACCGAAGGCGTGATTGCCCATACCTTGGACCGTTTCATGGACAGCCCGCTGCAGATTTGTGGCGAAGTCGAAATTCGGGTGCATCAAAACTTGCTCGGCAAGATGGACACTTTGGTTGGTATTAGCGAAGTGTTCTCGCATCAGCAATCCTTGGCCCAGTGCCGGCAATGGCTGACCGCGAACCTGCCCGGTGTGCCGTGTACTGCGGTCAGCAGCAATGCCGAAGCCGCGCGCCTGGCCTCGCTGGACCACAGCAAAGCTGCCATTGCCGGTCTGACCGCCGCCGAGTTGTATGACCTCAACGTCATCGAAAAACATATCGAAGACGAAGCCAACAACACGACCCGTTTCATCGTCATTGGCCGGGTGCAACCGGTTTCGACCGGTCTGGACAAGACGTCGATTCTAGTATCCACCGGCAACCAGCCCGGCGCGTTGCACCGGATCCTGCAACCGTTTGCCCAATACGGTATCAGCATGACTCATATCGAGTCGCGGCCCTCGCGGCAAGGCTTGTGGGAATACGTGTTTTTTATCGATATCGAAGGCCACCGCGCAGACGCAGATGTCGCCGCGGCGCTGAACAGCCTGGAAAACAACGTCAAGATGTTGAAAGTATTGGGTTCCTATCCTAAAGCCGTCATTTAA
- the hisC gene encoding histidinol-phosphate transaminase, whose protein sequence is MNQFLQLALEGVQQLMPYVPGKPAEELQRELGLSEVIKLASNENPLGTGRKVAEAIQNTLPEIARYPDGSGYALKTTISARWGVDLAQITLGNGSSEILELVMRTFVAPEHEVVFAQHAFALYPILTQAVGAKAVVVPAKNYGHDLDAMRAAVTAKTRVVFIANPNNPTGTLLAPQAVEDFVASLPKSVLCVLDEAYYEFVDPALRTESMQWPSQYPNLIIARTFSKAYGLAGLRIGFGVSSPEVADLLNRVRQPFNGNMLALAAAEAAMTDADYLAETVAVNNAGMAQLTSAFKALDLPWIPSSGNFVSVDMKQAALPLYQALLQKGVIVRPVANYEMPNHLRVSIGTQRENQIFIDALTQVLQGV, encoded by the coding sequence ATGAATCAATTTTTACAACTTGCCTTGGAAGGCGTTCAGCAACTGATGCCTTACGTGCCGGGTAAACCGGCGGAAGAATTGCAGCGCGAGCTGGGTCTGAGCGAAGTCATCAAGCTGGCGTCCAACGAAAATCCGCTCGGCACCGGCCGCAAGGTGGCCGAAGCGATTCAGAACACCTTACCGGAAATCGCCCGCTATCCGGACGGCAGCGGCTACGCCTTGAAAACCACGATTTCGGCCCGCTGGGGTGTGGACCTTGCTCAAATTACGCTCGGCAACGGTTCCAGCGAGATTCTGGAACTGGTCATGCGTACCTTCGTCGCTCCCGAGCACGAAGTCGTATTCGCTCAGCATGCTTTCGCTCTATATCCGATTCTGACTCAGGCGGTCGGTGCCAAAGCCGTGGTCGTGCCGGCCAAGAATTATGGTCACGATCTGGACGCAATGCGGGCGGCGGTGACAGCTAAGACCCGGGTGGTATTCATCGCCAACCCGAATAACCCGACCGGTACTTTGTTGGCACCGCAAGCCGTGGAAGATTTCGTCGCCTCGCTGCCGAAATCGGTGCTGTGCGTGCTGGACGAAGCCTATTACGAATTCGTCGATCCGGCGCTGCGCACCGAATCCATGCAGTGGCCGAGCCAATATCCCAACCTGATTATTGCCCGCACCTTTTCCAAAGCTTACGGGCTGGCCGGTCTGCGCATCGGTTTCGGCGTGTCGTCGCCGGAAGTGGCGGATTTGCTGAATCGAGTCCGCCAGCCGTTCAACGGCAACATGCTGGCATTGGCGGCGGCGGAAGCGGCGATGACTGACGCTGACTATCTGGCCGAGACCGTGGCGGTCAACAACGCCGGCATGGCGCAATTGACCTCCGCTTTCAAGGCTTTGGATTTGCCGTGGATTCCGTCGTCCGGCAATTTCGTGTCGGTGGACATGAAACAAGCGGCCTTGCCGCTGTATCAAGCTTTATTGCAAAAAGGCGTTATCGTCAGGCCAGTGGCCAATTACGAAATGCCGAATCATTTGCGGGTTAGTATCGGCACCCAGCGAGAAAACCAAATCTTCATCGACGCTTTGACGCAGGTGTTGCAAGGTGTTTAA
- the serC gene encoding 3-phosphoserine/phosphohydroxythreonine transaminase, with translation MARVFNFSAGPSMLPEAVLQQAQREMLDWQGSGMSVMEMSHRGKHFMAIAEQMKADLIELLAVPAGYQVLFLQGGATAQFAMIPQNILNGKAKACYVNTGAWSTAAIKEAGKYCEVGLAASSEASSFTTIPAVADWRIDTGAAYLHYTSNETIHGVEFSDVPEVGGLPLVCDMSSNILSRPVDVSRYGIIYAGTQKNMGPSGVTVVIVRDDLVGLEAKNTPAVFSYAQQAKADSMLNTPATYNWYLLGLTLQWLKGEGGVAAIEQRNIRKAQKLYDAIDNSSLYRNPVDKPFRSRMNVPFVLHDPALDKEFLALAERSGLSTLAGHRSVGGMRASIYNAMPEAGVDALIAFMAEFERTH, from the coding sequence ATGGCAAGAGTTTTTAATTTCAGCGCAGGTCCGTCGATGTTGCCGGAAGCGGTATTGCAGCAAGCGCAACGGGAAATGTTGGATTGGCAAGGTAGCGGGATGTCGGTGATGGAAATGAGCCATCGCGGTAAACATTTTATGGCGATTGCCGAACAAATGAAGGCCGACCTGATCGAACTGCTCGCGGTGCCGGCCGGTTACCAGGTGTTGTTCCTGCAAGGCGGCGCCACGGCTCAGTTTGCGATGATTCCGCAAAACATTCTGAACGGTAAAGCCAAGGCGTGCTATGTCAATACCGGTGCCTGGTCCACGGCCGCAATCAAGGAAGCCGGCAAGTATTGCGAAGTGGGGCTTGCCGCCAGTTCCGAAGCAAGTTCGTTTACGACGATTCCGGCTGTCGCCGATTGGCGGATCGATACCGGGGCCGCTTACCTGCATTACACCTCCAACGAGACCATCCACGGCGTCGAATTCAGCGACGTACCCGAGGTAGGCGGGCTGCCGCTGGTTTGCGACATGTCGTCCAATATTTTGTCGCGGCCGGTCGACGTTAGCCGCTACGGCATCATTTACGCCGGCACTCAGAAAAACATGGGGCCGTCTGGGGTAACCGTGGTTATCGTGCGCGACGACTTGGTGGGATTGGAAGCGAAAAATACGCCGGCAGTGTTTAGCTATGCCCAGCAAGCCAAGGCCGATTCGATGTTGAATACGCCTGCCACCTACAACTGGTATTTGCTGGGCCTGACCCTGCAATGGCTGAAGGGAGAGGGCGGCGTTGCCGCAATCGAACAACGCAATATCCGCAAAGCCCAAAAGTTATACGATGCGATCGATAATTCCAGCTTATACCGTAACCCGGTCGACAAACCGTTCCGGTCGCGGATGAACGTCCCGTTCGTGTTGCACGATCCGGCGCTGGACAAAGAATTTTTGGCACTGGCCGAACGCAGCGGCTTGAGTACTTTGGCCGGCCACCGCTCGGTCGGCGGCATGCGCGCCAGTATTTACAATGCGATGCCGGAAGCCGGCGTCGATGCGTTGATAGCCTTCATGGCGGAATTCGAGCGCACCCACTAA
- the gyrA gene encoding DNA gyrase subunit A, with protein MSDFAKEIIPVNLEDEMKQSYLDYAMSVIVGRALPDVRDGLKPVHRRVLYAMSELGNDWNKPYKKSARVVGDVIGKYHPHGDTAVYDTIVRMAQPFSLRYMLIDGQGNFGSVDGDSPAAMRYTEVRMAKIAHELLADLDKETVDFVPNYDESESEPRVLPTRVPNLLVNGSAGIAVGMATNIPPHNLGEIISACLALIENSDLSISELMQIVPGPDFPTAGIINGASGIYEAYATGRGRIYLRARCHFEDIGDSGRQAIIATELPYQVNKARLLEKIAELVKEGRLEGISGLRDESDKDGMRMVIELRRGEVPDVVLNNLYKQTQLQTVFGINMVALYDGRPHCMNLKDILLAFIDHRREIVTRRTIYNLRKARERAHILEGLAVALANIDEMIELIKTSPNPQEAKAGLLARTWSAGLVASLLDRADADRSRPEDLGPEFGLADGVYRLSETQAQAILDLRLHRLTGLEQEKIVNEYRELLALIDEYLHILGSDVRLMEVIREELEEIRSQYADQRRTEIVQDYSDLSAEDLITEEDMVVTMSHEGYVKTQPLTDYKAQRRGGRGKSATATKENDFVEKLIIANTHDTILCFSSAGKVYWLRVFNLPVASRAARGKPFVNLLPLEEGEKINAMLPVREYSADKYIFMATSSGTVKKTPLPEFERQRSNGKIAIDLSENDTLVGVAITDGQQNVLLFSSDGKAVCFNETDVRSMGRTAAGVRGIRLQEGQKVISLIVASEGTVLNITENGYGKRTRLEEFTQHRRGGQGLIAIQTSERNGAVVGAVLVNDTDEIMLITDGGTLVRTRVKEISVVGRNTQGVTVIRLDKGEKVVGVDRIDGLGDEDGDEIGDQEQEAEDGNASIAGEEE; from the coding sequence ATGTCAGACTTCGCTAAAGAAATTATCCCGGTCAATCTCGAAGACGAGATGAAACAATCCTACCTCGATTACGCGATGAGCGTAATCGTCGGTAGAGCGCTTCCCGACGTGCGGGACGGTTTGAAACCGGTTCATCGCCGCGTGTTGTACGCGATGAGCGAACTGGGTAACGATTGGAACAAACCTTATAAAAAATCGGCCCGTGTGGTCGGTGACGTGATCGGTAAATACCACCCGCACGGCGATACGGCGGTCTACGATACCATCGTGCGGATGGCGCAGCCGTTCTCTTTACGCTACATGCTGATCGACGGCCAGGGTAACTTCGGCTCGGTCGACGGCGATTCCCCGGCGGCGATGCGTTATACCGAAGTCCGTATGGCGAAAATCGCCCATGAACTTCTGGCCGATCTGGATAAGGAAACCGTCGATTTCGTCCCGAACTACGACGAATCGGAATCCGAACCCAGAGTGCTGCCGACCCGGGTGCCGAACTTGCTGGTCAACGGCTCGGCCGGAATCGCGGTCGGTATGGCGACCAATATTCCGCCGCATAACCTGGGCGAAATTATCAGCGCCTGTTTGGCTTTGATCGAAAATTCCGATTTATCGATCTCCGAACTGATGCAAATCGTGCCCGGCCCGGATTTTCCAACCGCCGGCATTATCAACGGCGCATCCGGTATTTACGAAGCCTATGCTACCGGCCGCGGCCGGATCTATCTGCGTGCTCGCTGCCATTTCGAGGATATCGGCGACAGCGGCCGCCAAGCCATCATCGCTACCGAGCTGCCTTACCAGGTCAACAAAGCGCGGCTGTTGGAGAAAATTGCCGAACTGGTTAAGGAAGGCAGACTGGAGGGTATCTCCGGCTTGCGCGACGAATCCGATAAGGACGGCATGCGCATGGTCATCGAATTGCGCCGCGGCGAAGTGCCGGACGTGGTGCTGAACAACCTGTATAAACAGACCCAACTGCAAACGGTGTTCGGCATCAACATGGTGGCGCTGTACGACGGCCGGCCGCATTGCATGAATTTGAAGGACATATTGCTGGCCTTCATCGACCACCGGCGCGAAATCGTTACCCGCAGAACCATTTACAACCTGCGCAAGGCGCGGGAAAGGGCGCATATCTTAGAAGGTTTGGCGGTGGCGCTGGCCAACATCGACGAGATGATCGAACTGATCAAAACCTCGCCGAATCCGCAGGAGGCCAAAGCCGGCTTGTTAGCCAGAACCTGGAGCGCCGGTCTGGTGGCTTCGTTATTGGACCGGGCCGACGCCGACCGCTCCCGCCCGGAGGACTTGGGACCCGAATTCGGTTTGGCCGACGGCGTTTACCGTTTGTCGGAGACCCAGGCTCAGGCGATTCTGGATTTACGTTTGCACCGCTTGACCGGTTTGGAACAGGAAAAAATCGTCAACGAATACCGGGAATTGCTGGCGTTGATCGACGAATATCTGCACATACTCGGCAGCGACGTACGCTTGATGGAAGTGATCCGCGAAGAGTTGGAGGAAATTCGTAGCCAGTACGCCGACCAACGCCGCACCGAGATCGTGCAGGATTATTCCGACTTGTCCGCGGAAGACCTGATCACCGAAGAGGACATGGTCGTGACCATGTCGCACGAGGGTTATGTCAAAACCCAGCCGCTAACCGATTACAAGGCACAGCGCCGCGGCGGCCGCGGTAAATCGGCGACGGCAACCAAGGAAAACGATTTCGTCGAAAAACTGATCATTGCCAATACCCACGACACGATACTGTGTTTCTCGTCGGCCGGTAAGGTCTACTGGCTACGGGTATTCAACCTGCCGGTCGCCAGCCGAGCCGCGCGCGGCAAACCCTTTGTTAATTTGCTGCCGTTGGAAGAGGGCGAAAAAATCAATGCGATGTTGCCGGTGCGCGAATACAGCGCCGATAAATACATCTTTATGGCGACGTCGTCCGGTACCGTCAAGAAAACGCCGTTGCCGGAATTCGAGCGCCAGCGCAGTAACGGCAAAATCGCAATCGATTTGAGCGAAAACGATACTCTGGTCGGCGTCGCGATTACCGACGGCCAGCAAAACGTGCTGCTATTCAGCAGCGACGGCAAGGCGGTTTGTTTCAACGAAACCGATGTCCGCTCGATGGGCAGAACCGCTGCCGGCGTGCGCGGCATTCGGTTGCAGGAAGGCCAAAAAGTCATCTCGCTGATTGTGGCCAGCGAAGGCACAGTGCTTAACATCACCGAGAACGGCTACGGCAAACGCACCCGGTTGGAGGAATTTACCCAGCACCGCCGCGGCGGCCAAGGCTTGATTGCAATTCAAACCTCGGAACGTAACGGCGCCGTGGTCGGTGCGGTATTGGTCAACGATACCGACGAAATCATGTTGATTACCGACGGTGGTACTCTGGTCCGTACTCGAGTCAAAGAGATTTCGGTCGTGGGTAGAAATACGCAGGGCGTTACCGTGATTCGGCTGGACAAAGGCGAGAAAGTGGTTGGCGTGGATCGTATCGATGGTTTGGGCGACGAAGACGGCGATGAAATCGGCGACCAGGAACAGGAAGCGGAGGACGGCAACGCGTCCATTGCAGGAGAGGAAGAGTAA
- a CDS encoding dienelactone hydrolase family protein, whose translation MAIVSNTVGYLDGDVALEGFFAYDDAIDGPRPVVLIHHAWGGRDGFVAEKAKLLAELGYLGFAADTYGRGVLGKSPEENAGLMQPFMADRAKLQKRLHAALAATKLLPWADNGKIAAIGFCFGGLCALDLARSGADIRGVVSFHGLLVPPDNIPEPRLKAKVLVLHGHDDPMAPPAQVQALQAELSRAGADWQVHSYGNTMHAFTNPVANNPSFGTVYQALADRRSWQAMQNFLAEIFA comes from the coding sequence ATGGCAATAGTGTCGAACACGGTCGGTTATTTGGACGGCGACGTGGCTTTGGAAGGTTTTTTTGCTTACGACGATGCGATCGACGGTCCACGCCCTGTCGTGCTGATTCACCATGCTTGGGGCGGCCGCGACGGTTTCGTTGCCGAAAAGGCTAAATTACTGGCCGAACTGGGTTATTTGGGGTTCGCCGCCGATACATACGGCCGCGGCGTTCTGGGCAAGAGTCCGGAAGAAAATGCCGGTTTGATGCAACCCTTCATGGCCGATCGGGCGAAATTGCAGAAACGCCTGCACGCCGCATTGGCGGCGACGAAATTGTTGCCTTGGGCCGATAATGGCAAGATCGCGGCGATCGGCTTTTGTTTCGGCGGCTTATGCGCTCTGGATTTGGCCCGTTCCGGAGCCGATATTCGCGGCGTGGTGTCGTTTCACGGCTTATTGGTGCCGCCGGACAATATCCCGGAGCCGCGGCTTAAAGCCAAGGTATTGGTGTTGCACGGCCACGACGATCCGATGGCACCGCCGGCGCAAGTTCAGGCGTTACAGGCCGAGCTGAGCCGAGCCGGTGCCGATTGGCAAGTCCATAGTTACGGCAACACGATGCATGCCTTTACCAATCCGGTTGCCAACAATCCGAGCTTCGGAACGGTTTACCAAGCGCTGGCGGATCGCCGCTCCTGGCAAGCGATGCAAAACTTTTTGGCCGAGATTTTTGCCTGA